In Deltaproteobacteria bacterium, a genomic segment contains:
- a CDS encoding rod shape-determining protein — translation MLDSLMGWLSNDLAIDLGTANTLVYAKGKGLICSEPSVVAVTSDPTGRGDKVLAVGHEAKEMLGRTPGSIRAVRPIKDGVIADFEITEAMLRYFIARANNKRRLARPRIVICVPPCITSVEKRAVRESAMSAGAREVFLIEEPMAAAIGAGLDVTAPTGNMVVDIGGGTTDVAVISLSGIVCSRSIRCGGDAMDEAVINYVKRKYNMLIGERTAESVKMAIGTASPTAKTETMEIKGRDLVAGIPKVVVTTSEEIREALQEPLAQIVETVHLTLERTPPELAADIVDRGIMLVGGGSMLKDLDTVLRQETKLPILRSEDPFTAVVYGAGRALDNLDLLKEVAIP, via the coding sequence ATGCTCGACTCGCTGATGGGGTGGCTCTCGAACGATCTCGCCATCGATCTCGGCACGGCGAACACGCTCGTGTACGCGAAGGGCAAAGGTCTCATCTGTTCGGAGCCGTCCGTGGTGGCGGTGACGTCGGATCCGACGGGGCGCGGCGACAAGGTGCTCGCGGTCGGCCACGAAGCGAAGGAGATGCTCGGGCGCACGCCGGGCTCGATTCGCGCGGTGCGCCCGATCAAGGACGGCGTGATCGCCGACTTCGAGATCACCGAAGCGATGCTCCGCTACTTCATCGCGCGCGCCAACAACAAGCGCCGCCTGGCGCGCCCGCGCATCGTGATCTGCGTGCCGCCCTGCATCACCAGCGTCGAGAAGCGCGCCGTGCGCGAGTCCGCGATGTCGGCCGGCGCGCGCGAAGTGTTCTTGATCGAGGAGCCGATGGCCGCGGCGATCGGCGCCGGCCTCGACGTGACCGCACCTACGGGCAACATGGTCGTCGACATCGGCGGCGGCACCACGGACGTCGCCGTGATCTCGCTCTCCGGCATCGTCTGCTCGCGCTCGATCCGCTGCGGCGGCGACGCGATGGACGAGGCCGTCATCAACTACGTGAAGCGCAAGTACAACATGCTGATCGGCGAGCGCACCGCGGAGTCGGTGAAGATGGCGATCGGCACCGCTTCGCCGACGGCGAAGACCGAGACGATGGAGATCAAGGGCCGCGACCTCGTCGCCGGCATCCCGAAGGTCGTCGTCACCACCAGCGAAGAGATCCGCGAGGCGCTGCAGGAGCCGCTCGCGCAGATCGTCGAGACCGTGCACCTCACGCTCGAGCGCACGCCCCCGGAGCTCGCGGCCGACATCGTCGATCGCGGCATCATGCTCGTCGGCGGCGGCTCGATGCTGAAGGATCTCGACACCGTGCTGCGCCAGGAGACGAAGCTGCCGATTCTGCGCAGCGAGGATCCGTTCACGGCGGTCGTCTACGGCGCTGGCAGAGCGCTGGACAACCTGGATCTGCTGAAAGAGGTCGCGATTCCGTAG